One genomic region from Clostridium saccharobutylicum DSM 13864 encodes:
- a CDS encoding M14 family metallopeptidase, whose protein sequence is MIETVTSINLAVDEKMIIKKNRFQPEGISGNEKRICIVTGLHGDELEGQYVCYELIRKIKENIQFLNGTVDIYPALNPLGIDSVHRGMPTFDLDMNRIFPGSENGAMAEHVAAKILEDIDGTDMCIDLHSSNIFLREIPQVRISEQMSEKLIPYAKFLNTDFIWVHPESTVLESTLTYSLNNKNIPTLLVEMGVGMRITKKYSEQLVNGIFNLMKEIGIWKGEVEPVREPIISKEKEVKFINAKASGIFMPCVDHLDGIKKDDKVGEILNPLTGEIEQVVISPCDGMIFTLREYPVVYEGSLIARVLGGVK, encoded by the coding sequence ATGATAGAGACAGTAACATCTATTAATCTTGCGGTGGATGAAAAGATGATAATAAAGAAAAATAGATTTCAACCTGAAGGCATAAGTGGTAATGAAAAAAGAATATGTATTGTTACTGGACTTCATGGAGATGAGTTAGAAGGACAATATGTATGTTATGAGTTAATTAGAAAAATAAAGGAAAATATTCAGTTTTTAAATGGTACTGTTGATATATATCCAGCACTCAATCCTTTAGGAATAGATTCTGTGCATAGAGGAATGCCAACTTTTGATTTGGATATGAATAGAATATTTCCAGGATCAGAAAATGGAGCTATGGCAGAACATGTTGCTGCAAAGATTCTTGAAGATATAGATGGAACAGATATGTGCATTGATTTACATTCTAGTAATATATTTTTGAGAGAAATTCCTCAAGTAAGAATTAGTGAGCAAATGTCTGAAAAATTAATCCCTTATGCAAAATTTTTAAATACAGATTTTATATGGGTACATCCTGAATCAACAGTTCTTGAATCAACCCTTACATATAGTTTAAATAATAAAAATATACCAACTTTACTTGTAGAAATGGGAGTTGGTATGAGAATTACAAAAAAATATTCTGAACAATTAGTAAATGGGATATTTAATTTAATGAAAGAAATAGGCATATGGAAAGGTGAAGTAGAACCAGTTAGGGAACCAATTATATCAAAAGAGAAAGAAGTTAAATTTATTAATGCTAAAGCTTCAGGGATTTTCATGCCTTGTGTTGATCATTTAGATGGAATTAAGAAGGATGATAAAGTAGGAGAAATTTTAAATCCGCTAACTGGTGAAATTGAACAAGTAGTTATTTCACCATGTGATGGGATGATATTTACTCTTAGGGAATATCCAGTAGTTTATGAGGGGTCTCTTATTGCGAGAGTACTTGGAGGTGTGAAATGA
- a CDS encoding ABC transporter ATP-binding protein — protein sequence MNALEIKNLNKDLNGFNIKNINLELPKGYILGYIGQNGAGKTSTIKLIMNQLKRDTGEIRVFGKQYEDDEAEYKDMIGFIGDECYFPTCFTLKDVINTLKDFYSSFDEVKFNEYAERWALPYKKKIKDFSKGMKAKLSFASVLSRDTKLLLLDEPTSGLDPVVRNEILEILQEYISDGERSVIFSTHIVSDLEKITDYLYFINNGEKVFHDTTENILESHLVVKGGTDDLTNELKEKLLGYKSSNIGFEGLINLEDKKYLDDNLLFEKPSIDDIIVFYINAARKN from the coding sequence ATGAACGCACTTGAAATAAAGAATTTAAATAAAGATCTTAATGGGTTTAATATTAAAAATATAAATTTAGAATTGCCTAAGGGATATATTTTAGGATATATAGGTCAGAATGGAGCAGGCAAGACTAGTACAATAAAACTTATTATGAATCAACTTAAACGTGATACTGGAGAAATAAGAGTATTTGGAAAACAATATGAAGATGATGAAGCAGAATACAAGGATATGATAGGATTTATTGGAGATGAGTGTTATTTTCCTACTTGTTTTACGCTGAAAGACGTAATTAATACATTGAAAGATTTCTATTCTTCATTTGATGAAGTTAAATTTAATGAATATGCTGAAAGATGGGCACTTCCATATAAGAAAAAAATTAAGGATTTTTCAAAGGGAATGAAAGCTAAGTTATCATTCGCAAGTGTTCTATCTAGGGATACAAAATTACTTTTGTTAGATGAACCAACTAGTGGACTTGATCCTGTTGTTAGAAATGAAATTTTAGAAATATTACAAGAATACATTTCAGATGGTGAGAGAAGTGTAATATTCTCTACACATATTGTGAGTGACTTAGAAAAAATAACAGATTATCTTTATTTTATTAATAATGGAGAAAAAGTATTTCATGATACAACAGAAAATATATTAGAAAGTCATTTAGTAGTAAAAGGTGGCACTGATGATTTGACAAATGAATTAAAGGAAAAGTTATTAGGATATAAATCATCTAATATTGGATTTGAGGGATTAATTAATTTAGAAGATAAAAAATATTTGGATGATAATTTACTATTTGAAAAACCATCTATAGATGACATTATAGTATTTTACATTAATGCTGCAAGGAAAAATTAA
- a CDS encoding GntR family transcriptional regulator: MKILISNKSDLPIYEQIKAQIKEQILSGRIPENEFLPSIRQLAKDLGISVITTTRAYSDLESEGFIATVRGKGSYVLPKDNEMVREQYLKEIEDAFMIAIEKSKLANISKDELILILKNLIEE; encoded by the coding sequence TTGAAAATATTAATTTCAAATAAGTCTGACTTACCTATTTATGAACAAATTAAAGCACAAATTAAAGAACAGATTTTAAGTGGTAGAATTCCAGAAAATGAATTTTTACCATCAATAAGACAACTTGCAAAGGATTTGGGAATAAGCGTAATTACAACGACAAGAGCTTATTCAGATCTTGAAAGTGAAGGGTTCATTGCTACTGTTAGAGGGAAAGGCAGTTATGTACTTCCTAAAGATAATGAGATGGTAAGAGAACAATATTTAAAAGAAATTGAAGATGCTTTTATGATTGCAATTGAGAAAAGTAAGTTAGCTAATATATCAAAAGATGAACTTATATTGATTTTGAAGAATTTGATTGAGGAGTGA
- a CDS encoding ABC-2 transporter permease — protein MKDSINYLKFDLRITKESTKFQILIIALFYIIFMFFKHAYVFGMSYLFFLLIIFSRIPFSLQGNEKSTEMYYMFPAKISSMVLGRFLYLISYMFLIFTICGINILYLSLQNKISNIEMVVILLSAIISGILCFIQYPIYYKFGSEKAVTFIYFLPAIGVLALPNFLLEKNIYLGENILQNIDFNNIIILIMFGLVILIFIGYISYLSSFKICKKREI, from the coding sequence ATGAAAGATTCCATAAATTACTTGAAATTTGATTTAAGAATTACTAAAGAAAGTACTAAGTTTCAGATATTAATAATTGCTCTATTTTACATTATATTTATGTTTTTTAAACATGCCTATGTTTTTGGAATGTCATATTTATTTTTTTTATTGATAATTTTTTCAAGAATCCCATTTAGTTTGCAAGGGAATGAAAAAAGTACGGAAATGTATTATATGTTCCCAGCTAAAATTTCAAGTATGGTGTTAGGTAGATTTTTATATTTAATATCATATATGTTTCTAATATTCACTATATGTGGGATTAACATATTATACCTAAGTTTACAAAATAAAATTAGTAATATTGAGATGGTGGTAATTTTATTGTCAGCAATTATAAGTGGCATATTATGTTTTATTCAGTATCCTATATATTATAAATTTGGATCAGAAAAAGCAGTAACATTTATATATTTTTTACCAGCAATAGGTGTTTTGGCATTACCAAACTTTTTATTAGAAAAAAATATATATTTAGGTGAGAATATACTTCAAAATATAGATTTTAATAATATTATTATTTTAATAATGTTCGGTTTAGTGATTTTAATTTTTATAGGATACATTTCTTATTTAAGTTCATTTAAAATCTGTAAAAAAAGAGAAATATAA
- a CDS encoding alpha-galactosidase: protein MAIIYDNVTKTFHLKTKKTSYIAKVLESNHLSHLYWGKKINSNNLDYLLEKNLWGSFLSNTDNIGNFQLEATAQEYPGYGSTDLRSPAIEIQFEDGTTATDFRYSGHKIYKGKPSLKGLPSTYVENDEEAETLEIYLIDKLKNVKVILTYNVFEEFDAITKCVKIINESEDNVSVLRALSSNVDFKEDDFDFIHLSGAWARERHIVRTSLRSGMQSIESRRGASSHAQNPFMALARKGTDEQKGDVYGFSLVYSGNFLAAAEVDMYYKTRAQIGINPFDFKWLLEKGEEFQTPEAVLVYSPDGLTGMSHIYNNLYGKRLCRGSYRDKVRPILINNWEATYFDFNETNIKEIANEASNLGIELFVLDDGWFGKRDDDTTSLGDWFVNEEKIKGGLGKLSKEINDMGLKFGLWFEPEMVSPKSELYKKHPDWCIDIPGRNRSTAREQLILDLSREEVCDYIIQSVSNVLENASISYVKWDMNRNMSEIGSIGLPPERQRETAHRYMLGLYRILEEITTRFPNILFESCSGGGGRFDPGMLHYMPQTWTSDDTDAIERLKIQFGTSLVYPSASMGCHVSAVPNHQVSRITPIETRGIVAMAGNFGYELDITKLTQEEKDAIKDQVKLYKEIRETVQFGDTFRLLSPFESNEVAWMNISKDKCEVVVSYVKQYAEPNKWNKPLKLTGLEDEAKYKIVGEDIVLGGDELMNIGLVIPELKGDYSAKQWILRKI from the coding sequence ATGGCGATTATTTATGATAATGTTACAAAAACATTTCACCTTAAGACTAAAAAAACAAGTTATATAGCAAAAGTATTGGAAAGTAACCATCTATCGCATTTATATTGGGGAAAAAAGATAAATAGTAATAATTTAGATTATCTTTTAGAAAAAAATTTATGGGGAAGCTTTCTTTCTAATACAGATAATATAGGAAATTTTCAGTTAGAAGCTACAGCTCAGGAATATCCTGGATATGGAAGCACTGATTTGCGTTCACCAGCAATTGAGATTCAATTTGAAGATGGTACAACAGCTACCGATTTTAGATATAGTGGTCATAAGATTTATAAAGGAAAGCCATCTCTTAAAGGGTTGCCATCAACATATGTCGAAAATGATGAAGAAGCAGAAACTTTAGAAATATACTTAATAGATAAATTAAAAAATGTAAAGGTTATATTAACTTATAATGTATTTGAAGAATTCGATGCAATAACAAAATGCGTTAAAATAATAAATGAAAGTGAAGATAATGTAAGCGTTTTAAGAGCGTTAAGTTCTAATGTTGATTTTAAAGAAGATGATTTTGATTTTATACATTTATCTGGTGCATGGGCAAGAGAAAGACATATTGTTAGAACAAGTCTTAGATCTGGCATGCAATCTATAGAGAGTAGAAGAGGGGCAAGCAGTCATGCACAAAATCCTTTTATGGCATTAGCAAGAAAAGGAACAGATGAGCAAAAGGGTGACGTATATGGCTTTAGTTTAGTTTATAGTGGAAATTTTTTAGCTGCTGCTGAAGTAGATATGTATTATAAGACAAGAGCTCAAATTGGAATAAATCCTTTTGATTTTAAGTGGTTATTAGAAAAAGGAGAGGAGTTTCAGACTCCAGAAGCAGTTCTTGTATATTCTCCAGATGGATTAACAGGAATGTCTCATATCTATAACAATTTGTATGGGAAACGCTTGTGTAGAGGAAGCTATAGAGATAAGGTAAGGCCAATACTTATAAATAATTGGGAGGCTACTTATTTTGATTTCAATGAAACTAATATAAAGGAAATTGCAAACGAAGCAAGTAATTTAGGAATAGAACTTTTTGTTCTTGATGATGGATGGTTTGGTAAGAGAGATGATGATACTACATCTCTTGGAGACTGGTTTGTTAATGAAGAAAAAATAAAAGGTGGACTTGGAAAGTTATCTAAAGAAATAAACGATATGGGATTAAAATTTGGTCTTTGGTTTGAACCAGAAATGGTATCTCCAAAGAGTGAATTATATAAAAAGCATCCAGATTGGTGTATAGACATACCAGGTAGAAATAGATCAACTGCAAGAGAACAGCTTATATTAGATTTATCGAGAGAAGAAGTATGCGATTATATAATACAATCAGTTAGCAATGTATTGGAAAATGCTTCGATTTCTTATGTGAAATGGGATATGAATAGAAACATGAGTGAAATAGGTTCAATTGGATTACCACCTGAAAGGCAAAGGGAAACAGCACATAGATATATGTTAGGTTTATATAGAATTCTAGAAGAAATAACAACAAGATTTCCTAATATATTATTTGAAAGTTGCTCTGGAGGTGGTGGAAGATTTGATCCAGGGATGCTACATTATATGCCACAAACATGGACAAGTGATGATACAGATGCTATAGAAAGATTAAAGATTCAATTTGGTACTTCATTAGTTTATCCTAGTGCATCTATGGGATGTCATGTTTCAGCAGTACCAAATCACCAAGTTAGCAGAATTACGCCTATAGAAACAAGAGGAATAGTTGCTATGGCAGGAAATTTCGGCTATGAACTTGATATTACAAAGTTAACTCAAGAAGAAAAGGATGCAATAAAAGATCAAGTTAAGTTATACAAGGAAATAAGAGAAACAGTTCAATTTGGAGATACATTTAGATTATTAAGTCCATTTGAAAGCAATGAAGTTGCGTGGATGAATATTTCCAAGGATAAATGCGAAGTTGTTGTAAGCTATGTTAAACAATATGCAGAGCCAAATAAATGGAATAAGCCATTAAAGTTAACAGGATTAGAAGATGAAGCTAAGTACAAAATAGTTGGTGAAGATATTGTTTTAGGTGGAGATGAATTAATGAATATTGGTTTAGTTATACCTGAGCTTAAAGGCGATTACTCAGCAAAACAATGGATTTTAAGAAAAATATAA
- a CDS encoding AraC family transcriptional regulator, whose protein sequence is MKIKYFEDPKYKYLEPQKKQSVDLFLCYCGMENCTPSHSYGPAIRSQYLIHYIIDGEGSYTVNNTTYKLKKNQGFLICPNMLTYYEADKTNPWTYMWIGFNGIKAQTYLNYANLNEENAIFEYSKDDSLKNYIFEMFKLKEMDHSTELKLEGLLYFFMSKLVETRKSTSNQKSYKNTELYLEKSIEFIENNYSHNIKVNDIAKYIGINRSYLTNIFKKNINVSPQEFLVNYKIDKASELLKNTSLSIKSIAASVGYSDPLTFSKIFKKIAGDNPKSYREKNSSNRY, encoded by the coding sequence TTGAAAATTAAATATTTTGAAGATCCCAAATACAAATACTTGGAACCTCAAAAGAAACAATCAGTAGATCTATTTTTATGTTACTGTGGAATGGAAAACTGTACTCCTTCTCATTCATATGGTCCAGCAATAAGGTCACAATATTTAATTCACTACATAATTGATGGTGAGGGTTCATACACTGTTAACAATACAACGTATAAACTTAAAAAAAATCAAGGATTTCTTATCTGCCCTAACATGTTAACTTATTATGAAGCAGATAAAACCAATCCCTGGACCTACATGTGGATTGGTTTTAATGGTATAAAGGCTCAAACTTATTTGAACTATGCAAATCTCAATGAAGAAAATGCTATATTTGAATATTCAAAAGATGATTCTTTAAAGAATTATATTTTTGAAATGTTTAAGCTAAAAGAAATGGATCATTCTACTGAATTAAAACTTGAAGGTCTTCTATACTTCTTTATGTCCAAATTGGTTGAAACACGAAAAAGTACCTCTAATCAAAAATCCTATAAAAATACTGAGCTATACTTAGAAAAATCTATAGAATTTATAGAAAATAATTATTCACACAATATAAAAGTAAATGATATTGCTAAATATATTGGAATAAATAGAAGCTACCTTACAAACATTTTTAAGAAAAACATTAATGTGTCACCACAAGAATTCTTAGTAAACTATAAGATAGATAAAGCCTCTGAACTCTTAAAAAATACAAGCTTATCGATTAAATCCATAGCTGCATCTGTAGGTTATTCAGACCCTTTAACCTTTTCTAAGATATTTAAAAAGATTGCAGGGGATAATCCTAAAAGTTATAGAGAAAAAAATTCTTCAAATAGATATTAA
- the gabT gene encoding 4-aminobutyrate--2-oxoglutarate transaminase yields MIEESNVKLITSIPGPKSKAIIEERKKYVADGVSVSTDIAIAEAKGALIKDVDGNVFLDFAGAIGVQNVGHCDDEIVKAIQEQAEKYIHPGYNVVTYESYGALAKKLTEITVGNFEKKVMFANSGAEAVENAIKIARTYTKKTGVLSATGSFHGRTNMTMSITSKYKPYKNGFGPFAPETYKFDYPYSYRAPLGVSEEDYADECLNKLKTALKTTLSPDMIACLIIEPLQGEGGFVVPSAKYMQELQKLCNENNILLIVDEIQAGFARTGKMFAHEHFGIEPDIITMSKSIAAGVPLSAVVAKKEIMDSACVGGIGGTYCGSPLGCVAALKVIEKIEKEDLCGKSQKLGEYITGRLNQMKEKYPVIGEVRGLGSMVGVEFVKDRETKEPAADLVKAVIKKCYEKGVILLNAGILGNVIRFLAPLVITEEQVKYGMDALEESIKECI; encoded by the coding sequence ATGATAGAAGAATCAAATGTAAAATTAATAACATCAATACCAGGACCAAAATCAAAAGCGATAATAGAGGAAAGAAAAAAATATGTAGCAGATGGAGTATCAGTATCAACAGACATTGCTATTGCTGAAGCAAAAGGCGCATTAATTAAAGATGTTGATGGAAATGTATTTTTAGATTTTGCAGGAGCAATTGGTGTTCAAAATGTAGGGCATTGTGACGATGAAATAGTTAAAGCAATTCAAGAACAAGCAGAAAAATATATTCATCCAGGATATAATGTAGTAACATACGAATCTTATGGAGCTTTAGCTAAGAAGTTAACAGAAATAACAGTTGGAAATTTTGAAAAGAAAGTTATGTTTGCTAACAGTGGAGCAGAAGCAGTAGAAAATGCTATAAAAATAGCTAGAACTTATACTAAGAAAACAGGAGTTCTTTCAGCTACGGGGTCTTTCCATGGACGTACAAATATGACTATGTCAATAACAAGTAAATATAAGCCATATAAAAATGGATTTGGACCATTTGCACCAGAAACTTATAAATTTGATTATCCATATTCATATAGAGCACCACTTGGAGTTTCAGAAGAGGATTACGCAGATGAATGTCTTAATAAATTAAAAACTGCACTTAAAACTACACTTTCTCCAGATATGATAGCGTGTTTAATAATTGAACCATTACAAGGTGAAGGGGGATTTGTAGTACCATCTGCAAAATATATGCAAGAATTACAAAAGCTTTGTAATGAAAATAATATATTACTTATAGTTGATGAAATACAAGCTGGATTTGCAAGAACTGGAAAGATGTTTGCTCATGAACACTTTGGAATTGAGCCAGATATTATAACTATGTCAAAATCTATAGCAGCAGGAGTTCCACTAAGTGCTGTAGTTGCTAAAAAAGAAATAATGGATTCTGCATGTGTTGGCGGTATAGGTGGTACATACTGTGGAAGCCCACTTGGGTGTGTAGCAGCACTTAAAGTAATTGAAAAAATTGAAAAAGAAGATTTATGTGGAAAGTCACAAAAACTTGGAGAATATATTACTGGCAGATTAAATCAAATGAAAGAAAAATATCCTGTTATAGGTGAGGTTAGAGGACTTGGTTCTATGGTAGGAGTAGAATTTGTAAAGGATAGAGAAACAAAAGAACCAGCAGCAGATTTAGTTAAAGCAGTAATTAAAAAGTGTTATGAAAAAGGAGTTATTTTATTAAATGCTGGAATACTTGGCAATGTAATTCGCTTCTTGGCGCCTCTAGTAATAACAGAAGAACAAGTTAAATATGGAATGGATGCATTAGAAGAATCAATTAAAGAATGTATATAA
- a CDS encoding M14 family metallopeptidase — protein MKKEILYTLKSPYRDDMRITGYKFGKGEKTACIIGAIRGNEIQQLYTCSQLIRALTKLEQRGSISKNNEILVIPCVNTHSMNIGKRFWTMDNTDINRMFPGNAEGETTQRIANGVFEQVKGYTYGIQFASFYMPGDFIPHIRMMETGHQSPSLANLFGLQYVVIRKPKPYDKMTLNYNWQMWDTNAFSLYTNATDQIDEVSANHAVVAVLRFLTRMGVIKYTSHSGYIASVLKEDDLLSVKTKTGGMYRRLKNPGDGVERGDVLGEIIHPYEGTVLEQIISPTDGIIFFAHKSPMVMEDVVTYKIIRRLHQ, from the coding sequence ATGAAAAAAGAAATACTATATACATTAAAATCACCTTATAGAGATGATATGCGTATTACTGGTTATAAATTTGGAAAAGGGGAGAAAACAGCATGTATAATAGGTGCTATTCGTGGAAATGAGATACAACAATTATATACATGTTCTCAATTAATAAGAGCATTAACTAAATTGGAGCAGAGGGGATCAATTTCTAAAAATAATGAAATCCTTGTAATTCCATGCGTAAATACTCATTCAATGAATATAGGAAAAAGATTTTGGACTATGGATAATACTGATATAAATAGAATGTTTCCAGGAAATGCTGAGGGTGAAACAACTCAAAGGATTGCAAATGGTGTATTCGAACAAGTCAAAGGATATACATATGGAATTCAATTTGCGAGTTTTTACATGCCAGGAGACTTTATACCTCATATAAGGATGATGGAAACAGGTCATCAAAGTCCAAGTCTTGCAAATTTATTTGGACTTCAATATGTTGTTATTCGCAAGCCTAAACCATATGATAAGATGACTCTTAATTATAATTGGCAGATGTGGGATACAAATGCATTTTCTTTATATACAAATGCAACAGACCAAATTGATGAAGTATCAGCAAATCATGCAGTAGTAGCTGTATTAAGATTTTTAACAAGAATGGGAGTAATAAAATACACTAGCCACAGTGGATATATTGCAAGTGTCCTTAAAGAAGATGATTTATTGTCAGTTAAGACTAAAACAGGAGGCATGTATAGAAGGTTAAAGAATCCAGGAGATGGAGTTGAAAGAGGCGATGTTCTTGGAGAGATAATTCACCCTTATGAGGGGACAGTCCTAGAACAAATTATTTCTCCTACAGATGGAATAATATTTTTTGCACATAAATCACCAATGGTAATGGAGGATGTTGTAACTTACAAAATAATTAGAAGACTTCATCAATGA
- a CDS encoding PucR family transcriptional regulator yields the protein MSISVKDIFKLDSLKKLNLLAGEAGLEKGIEWIYVAECFENPLDGIKWLQGGEIIFITGVGIKNNMDMLIKLIEGISEKNGSGLIVNIGPYINEVSEEVIKIADKLELPLFTLPWEVKLVEVSREISNAIVLSRIEENSLTHFLSNILFGDGELEGDAIEKAAYFGYNLAGECCICVIDIDGFERYLKLKKLEDEISISRIKITFRKIVQDILEKHALKVPIIDKDDAVILFNRSEENCMKRLQNALKEIQEVIKRRIDGLSVSVGIGNPYRDLKMMKQSLNEAELAIDSAKCQGLDDTITQYKDIGIYGLLFNIKNKNVLENYYLDALGSISNSDDKNKDGNLLKILETYLNENCSITVTAEKLFLHRNTLKYKIKKIEELLECDLHNFDDCMKIKIALYINKILK from the coding sequence ATGTCAATTTCAGTAAAGGATATATTTAAATTAGATTCATTAAAGAAACTTAATCTTCTTGCTGGAGAGGCAGGATTAGAAAAGGGAATAGAATGGATATATGTAGCAGAGTGCTTTGAAAATCCATTAGATGGGATCAAGTGGCTCCAAGGTGGAGAAATCATATTCATAACAGGGGTTGGAATTAAAAATAACATGGATATGTTAATAAAGCTTATAGAAGGAATTAGTGAAAAAAACGGATCAGGTTTAATAGTAAATATAGGGCCATATATAAATGAGGTTTCTGAGGAAGTAATAAAGATTGCAGATAAACTTGAACTTCCTTTATTCACATTGCCATGGGAAGTAAAGCTGGTTGAAGTTTCTAGAGAAATAAGCAATGCTATTGTATTATCGCGTATTGAAGAAAATTCACTTACCCATTTTTTGAGTAATATTTTATTTGGAGACGGGGAGTTAGAAGGCGATGCGATAGAAAAGGCAGCATATTTTGGATATAATTTAGCAGGAGAATGTTGTATATGTGTTATAGATATTGATGGATTTGAGAGGTATTTAAAATTAAAGAAATTAGAGGATGAAATTAGCATATCTAGAATTAAAATTACATTTAGAAAGATAGTACAAGATATATTAGAAAAACATGCATTGAAGGTTCCTATTATTGATAAAGATGATGCAGTTATTCTTTTTAATAGATCAGAAGAAAATTGCATGAAGAGATTACAAAATGCATTAAAAGAAATACAAGAAGTTATAAAAAGACGTATAGATGGTCTTTCTGTAAGTGTGGGAATTGGAAATCCGTATAGAGATTTAAAAATGATGAAACAATCATTAAATGAGGCGGAGTTAGCTATTGATAGTGCAAAGTGTCAAGGCCTAGATGATACAATTACACAATATAAAGACATAGGGATTTATGGACTCCTTTTCAATATAAAAAATAAAAATGTGTTGGAAAACTATTATTTGGATGCGTTAGGATCAATAAGTAATAGTGATGATAAGAATAAAGATGGAAATTTACTTAAAATATTAGAAACATATTTAAATGAAAATTGCAGTATTACAGTTACAGCTGAAAAATTGTTTTTGCATAGAAATACACTTAAATATAAAATTAAAAAAATAGAAGAACTTTTAGAGTGTGATTTGCATAATTTTGATGATTGCATGAAGATAAAGATTGCATTATATATTAATAAAATTTTAAAGTAA